The Halanaerobiales bacterium genome contains a region encoding:
- a CDS encoding PPC domain-containing DNA-binding protein: MAEKGRVFLERLPKDGDLEEEITKFIKKNNIEKGIVKAIGAVSEAKIGYYNQEEEEYEYTKLNQHLEIVSLLGNISILDGEPMVHAHIALADDEGKTYGGHLAEGTKIFATELYVEEIKGEKKIRTKDKETNLTLW, encoded by the coding sequence ATGGCTGAAAAAGGAAGAGTGTTTTTAGAAAGATTACCTAAAGATGGAGATTTAGAAGAGGAAATTACAAAATTTATTAAAAAAAATAATATTGAAAAAGGAATTGTTAAAGCTATTGGAGCTGTATCAGAGGCTAAAATAGGCTATTATAATCAGGAAGAAGAGGAATATGAATATACTAAATTAAATCAACATTTAGAAATTGTTAGTTTATTAGGAAATATTTCTATTCTTGATGGTGAGCCAATGGTTCATGCTCATATTGCTTTAGCAGATGATGAAGGCAAAACTTATGGTGGACATTTAGCTGAAGGTACTAAAATTTTTGCCACAGAACTTTATGTTGAAGAAATAAAAGGTGAAAAAAAGATAAGAACTAAAGATAAAGAAACTAATTTAACTCTTTGGTAA